The DNA segment TGCCATAACACCATAACAACCACCCTAACAACTAAGAAGCAGCACGCTTATTGTATtaccacctagaacaccttaATAACAGCATAGcaatcacccagaacaccctaacaatgcCATAGCAAGCAcgcaaaacaccctagcaaccatgcAGCACCACACTTACTGTATACACCCTAACAACACCATAACTACCacacagaacaccctaacaacgtcatagcaaccacacagaacaccctagcaaccatgcAGTAACTCACTTACTGTATaactacccagaacaccctaacaacaccatagcaaccacacagGGGAGTCAGCCAAAACACCCATCATTATAGTGACTTATTTTGCACAGAAAAGCACCAGTCATATTgtcctctgacatttttatttactttctcATGTTCTTCTCACCCAAGCTCCCAAAGCTTCATTGGGCAGGGAATACCACAAGACAACATGGCAACAGTCAAGTTCGAGTTCAAGCTTCCCCTGTTATGACCACAAACAAGCTAGCTCTGCTAAAAATAAAGCAATCATTGCAAATTACCACACTATTAGAGCTCTGATGTGTCAGAGGATGTTCAGAGGACAGTCACTGGTCACTTCAAAGCTACCAAAGacaaaaacagaccaaaaactCAAGCGGACAAGACTGTGTAGCATTTATGCAGCCTGCAATTATGACAGTCCATAATAAACAGGCTTTTGAAAAGGTGCCAGTCTCCATAATGTAAGCAGAGCCCACCCTCACAACGCAGCAATCTAATTGGTTCCTCGATGGACACGCTCAAACTCACAGCCAGACTCATAAGAATGGGTTCACTGTGTCGTGGAGCTGAAAACAAGTCCAAAAAATTACACCAATACACCATAGATTTGCAAGTCACTCACATAAGCTGACATATGCAAACAATTACTCGTCCTGCATTTTATCAACTAACAAGTGAAAAACAAAGCCTGGGGAAAAAGATACATGCACACTCTTTTTCTGTTGCCATTCTGCCATTTTACCAAATTACTAAAACCCATAAAGGTTGCATAACGAGCACATTGGCCAAGAGGTGGCTGTAGAAAAATGGCCTTGGCTcctaaagaaaaggaaaaacaggGTTGCCTTGAAAGGCCTTTTGTTTGCTGAGGGCGCCCGTGCCAAATTCCTCTTGCCGGGCTTATGGACCAGCTGTGTTGGGCAATACTCGAGAGACTCTGTTGGGCATTTTCACTTGAGGTGATTTTCTGATGCAAACAGGGAAGAACGACTTAATAACGCTGACAGTGTGTGTAAGATTAACACACGTCAAAGTGCTGGGCGTGTGGGGAAATGCAGAGATGTTTCTGCTGAATTGGAGAGGAGGAATGAAAAGGGGTGATGAAAGAAGATGAATACGGTTAGAAACATTAGCCATCTAAAAAAACTCTGATGGGTTATTTAGCCATAACTGGCCTCAATTGCAGATGAGGTACTTGATAAGCGGCTAAATCACTAGAGAGATAAATACGGGAAGCTTTAAAAGCTGtataaacaaatgttagattactATCTAGACAAGATTCATGGATTAGAAAAGTGCTATAAATAGATACTGACATGGTCTAAGCTCTGAGATGATAAAAAAGTACTATTAAAAGTGATCTATATCAGAAGATATCACagacaaatttataaaaaagtattatttattttaatgttaaatttaaaaaataaatatcataaatgcgttaaatataatttggaaaatatcttctttatttatagtatatagttttttttatattagtattatatatgtatatattatatatgtttttatatttatattatatattttttattttatagtttttcatTTATAGTCACTATAGTACTTTactgttaaatgtattatttgttttaatgtatttttatttatttgatttcaatcaaatgtatattatttacttatttatacatgtgatctatttttattactcatttatttatctatttctgatctaattttttatttattgtaatgtatttattgtaatctaattttattattcatttatctaTCGCTGATctgcctttttattatttatattttatttattttcataatgcattatttcttttaatttaattgttttaataattttatttatctattattgatcttttttatttatttgcttttatttatttattaattttaaattatttagatttcattattttatttttacacagttttTCTCTTAACTTTTCCACAACTGTGACACAAAACTATTGTATGACTTCAGAATATTCAGAATATTATGCATCTGTCACATAAACTGcttaaaaagggaaaaaaaaaaaatgaaaaaagctgaTATTTAGAGTTCTGACACATCTAAAACCGAACGACAGTGGTATTTTACGTACCGTCAAAGCTGCCGTGTTCTGTGCAATACTGCAGAAGTTTGCCGTAGGTTTCGTTGGACGGgcgaaacacaaacacaccagaGTTAAAACAATCAGGCCAGCCGGGGTCTGGAGCTGCTGACAACTCCTCTCTGTCAAACAGCTCATCGATGTTTGATACCACCTAGAGCCAATAGAAAAGTCTCAGTAAAAtcgtatttcacaatattactgtttttactgtattttcattcaGATAAATAACTACATTTAAAGTTGAAGGCATTCCTATCCCTTGGCATGCCTACACTGCTTAGTGCAAGTTAAACAAGTTAAATGTAACACAGAGACGTGCATTCACGCACTGAGTTAATGGTGTGCAGTGTAATTCAAATGACAGCAAAccacattataaatatttcatgcaTGTTTTGACAAGGCACAACTTGAACTCTGTTAACCAGCTGGTTTGGAGTCATGCTGCAAACTCACCAGTGTGTCTGCATCCATAAACACACATTTGGAGTAGTGTGTGAGAGTCCAGCAGTGCAGCTTGGTGAAAGTGACACCCAGATCAGGTCTCTTCATCATGGCCAAGTGTGCTGTGTCCCCACTGTCCAACACATCCACTAGCCTGACTTCATCGAAGATCTTATGAAGAACCGCCCTAGAACATtcaaaaacatctcattttgtgttccacagaagtcAGTTTGCAGTACAATACTGGCTGAATTAAGCATGCTGTACCTTGACTGATCAGACACATGGGGTCCGACGAGCACCACCAGCTTTTTTGAAGTCTTGTGGTTCCTAAGGGATTTCCCAAGCACCATAGCTCCTCTTGCATAGCTATCGTTTGTGGCCAAAGTGACAAATGCCTGTTCTGCTGAAGAAATGAAGATTGACATAACACTGACTGACAGGTAAGGTCTATGAATTTGGTTTTAAAGTATTATGCTAAGGCATAACAGATGGCaacaaaatggaaaaattaaGATGTAAGCCTTACTGGAAGATGACTGGTGATGCATGTTTTCCCTCATAATAATGCCAAAAGTTGTGAAACTTACAAAGCTGAATGTACAAATGAACAATTATAAGCTGTGCCAATGTAAGTGGCCATGACAgatgcatttttcttttcaacATACTTCTAATTTGATTCGAAGAATCGGTTCTTCTGAACAGTACGATTAAAAGAATCGGTTCAAAGCTGATTTAGTGATTCTTTAATCTCACGACGTGTTCCACACAACACATTCTCTAAAATAATCCTATAAAGTCATAATGTTACGTTTTTctttaatacaattatattaaaagGCGTGTTTGTTGAAAATGTCCGAGTTCAATCAGTGTAGTAATGATTCAGTTCATAAAACAGCCAttcaaaatttgtttaaatttgcaTTAAACACTACTTAAATGATCTTATATGTCGGCTGAAaagtttttgcttgttttaatgaaatactattattaaaaacagttcagTGAACTGTTGATGAGTTGACTCGAGAACCAACGAATTGTTCAGACCGGGTTTGTGAACCGTTTCATCCGATTCTTTACAGTCTGATTTGTGTCAAAAATATTTGGattataaaaacaatcatcTTAAACTTGAGCAATCATAGCAGAAGTCAGCATTACATACTATGCATTCAATATGAGTAATGCAGCGAGCATCCACATCCCTTAAagcattattatttacatatgcatACAGCTCAACATATAGACTATATACAGCATGTAAATAAAATCGTATAGATTTTTGCAGCAGGCTATAAGATGATCCACCCCTCTCGGTTCAATTTACAAAGTGCATTATTTGTCACATACCTGCCATGCTCGTTATTGACTCCCTCAGAACAGCAGTGTCACTTCAATAAAAGAGACTCTGTTTTACGTCTTGAGTTCATTTATACCAGCACAGACCTTCTCCATATATACTGCTGACAGACACGTGACCAGAAAGGGCTCTGCGGACACGGCCACGATTGGTTCGTGATATCTGGGGCGTGGTTTCATAACTAACTGCACTTGGGTTGTTGACAGATTTCCAAGATTTTCGGTTGTAATTTATATGAATGTCAAAGATAAGGtgtatattttcacatttctagatattgtttcataaatatattttgggtatgtgtatatgatataaatatatcaatacatgtgcatatttcatattaaaaatattctcTATTTTGATGTTCATGGCACAAAATGCACTGACTCATGTTAACAAACTGTTAACAAAACTGTTCTAAAATGGTATCAGAAACACTAATGATTGCTAATAACTCACCACAGAATTATTATGTTAGGACTGCTTGTCATCTATACTAACTGAATAAACATAGTATATGTAAAGCAGTTTAACTTCATAGTGAGACCAACACTGAGACACgtctagaatagaatagaatatgaAGATATAAGATGATTGGTGTTTCATGCCACCTACTGGTGCTTAGAGTTTAGTGgtgctttcatttttattcataaatgctAACTATAGGTAATtctagatatttatttattactttcattataaatatctagaataaatatatataattctatattATATCTGTTCTCTTATGCCAGTTATACACATAATATGCATATGACAGGCTGACTGTAAATAATCCTTTAGTAAAATGTTGGTGCATTAGGCCTACATAATTTTGTACCTTGTAAGTTTCTTAAAACGTTTGAAACTTATAaacaacttttacatttttatgtgattTAATGGGCTATATTAAGAAATATACCAGCAAAACTACACCAGCTGACAACACAATAAAGGGAAAACATTAGCTCACAgtcaaataatgaaaatgcaaactATTTTTTGGTTAAGTGTTAATATATATGCAACAAGGCCCGTTGAAAAGCTTGTTTATTAAGGCCACTGTTGTTTgtgaaaaattttttttgggggTTATCAACTCATTATGTGTTTGACCGAGGGGGGCTCAGGTCTTGACATTGCTAAGGACCCCTActcacattattattttttagaatacATAAATGAATTGTTACTTAAGCCTATTGAAATCTTGATGAAACATTGATGAAACAGATAATTGCCTGAACACTAAATATATTTCTTCATGTGCTTAATTATGCAGCTAATATTAAACATGACCATTTATCTGATAATAGTAGCAGAAACTGATttgaatatacaataaatatttacaataagcTACAAGCCTCTGTTGCTATGTTGGactataatgtattaaaattcaaaaagtttaacatGCATCATCTTGGAAATACAGTTTCACCTATTCTCTGAATAAGTCGTGATGCCTGTATTTTATTTCCTAATTTATTCTTCCAAGACTGCACTGTtagacatttctgtaatttctacagTTATTCTACTGAACTGTATATCACCCAGTATAATACTGCAAATTCCCTTtgcagtaaataactgtaataaccattGCATTATGGGAATTTTCTGTGACGTCAGACCCCAAATACAGagaattactgtattttttaaaattgctgtatgctactgtatttgctgtaacgGCCTCATTGGCGGCGTTCTATTGGGGTcgttttattttcctcatttattatatttggattGAAACGATTTGCCCTACATCGTGTCTACAACGTCATAACAGCTTCGGACGGACTACACTGGATGTGTTGCATCGCTTGTAATGACTGGAAAATCCATTTACAAACTTTACTACAGTAAACTGTGCTGTCGTTTCAAACGGCTTTTGTTagcttattaaattaagttactaaattaaaataattttcaacgAGCAACGCTTAtcttatattaacattaggataactaatgtgaaattttgttcaGGTGTTAGTATAATGTTGGCCAGTAGCCTATTGAAAAATTGTATGTTAGCAAGGTTAGACAAGGTATATAGCTAACTGtagttttaaaattagtttgttataattattaatggaatttaagatttactgcattttgttgtgtttgtgtttttaaggcaactgcaatgaagcatcaagaaagacatgagcatgcCAACCACTCTGAGACTGAACAACTATGgttttgagatgtttgtgtgttctgtgtggggtttgccttttaaaagtgtgccatttcttctacttgtttttcagagaagacaTTTGTCACTAACAAAGTGGATGGTGAGCAAAGGTGGTGGCCACGTTTTGGAGCAGCACCTGGGTTTTGGCTGCATGTCTTTTTCTCCATTATGTTTCTGTTGCCTATAGATTCTTTGTGAGGATACAACATAATGCACTGCGTCCTAAGACAGGGGAAATGGTGAAGATGCACTGTTCCAGCAGTttaagactgtatttttaagtgttatacatgcatttttttaaataaagcatttgatattttgtgattattgtgttTGTATTAATTGAATGTCAGTAGTACCTatgtagagtaaaaataaaataaatttaaatgaattcaatataaaattataaaatctactGAAATCTATATTAACATGAAGgaattacagtagtatactgatgaatttgacattttaaatagtatttggctgtaaaacagctacagtttgcaactgtaaataaaatacggtttgctactgtaaattctaattacagtaacttactggcaaCCGGTAGTGCCACAATAGAACGTTCGGTGAGTAAATATGAGTGCAGAGACCTTATGCATTTTGTAGCGAGTCGGCGAGTGATCGTGAGTATGCTCTTTATTCAAAGTTTGGCTATCTGAGTTTTAATCAAtatttagagagaaaaaaagtctgcttAATCAATGAAATGTTATTGACTTGATGCACTGTACACTGACAAAACTGTAACAGTTATGCTACAAAGTATCGGTCCATGTGGAAATTTTCAAGGAGGCTGATATGTTAATCAAAGTTATGAAAACTGggtttgatttttttaacaCTGCATTGTTGAATTGTTGAATTATGCTGCCATACTTCTTGTAATCTCTccaccctgttgaaaaaaaaaatagcatatgctggtaggtaagTTTtgatcaaaacctacctaccagcatatgctattttttttcaacagagCATCAATGC comes from the Labeo rohita strain BAU-BD-2019 chromosome 24, IGBB_LRoh.1.0, whole genome shotgun sequence genome and includes:
- the gyg1b gene encoding glycogenin-1b isoform X1, whose translation is MAAEQAFVTLATNDSYARGAMVLGKSLRNHKTSKKLVVLVGPHVSDQSRAVLHKIFDEVRLVDVLDSGDTAHLAMMKRPDLGVTFTKLHCWTLTHYSKCVFMDADTLVVSNIDELFDREELSAAPDPGWPDCFNSGVFVFRPSNETYGKLLQYCTEHGSFDGGDQGVLNGFFSDWATADINKHLPFIYNMSSIAIYTYLPAFKQYGANAKVVHFLGQMKPWSYTYNLTQRTLRGDVQASSQPGFLLQWWALYSAEVLPMLVREYGDQPFISGCEEDAAASEEHVQPLMSSAERKQRWEQGQADYMGIDSFDNIQKKLDVFLK